From the Gallaecimonas kandeliae genome, one window contains:
- the fba gene encoding class II fructose-bisphosphate aldolase (catalyzes the reversible aldol condensation of dihydroxyacetonephosphate and glyceraldehyde 3-phosphate in the Calvin cycle, glycolysis, and/or gluconeogenesis), with product MALISLRQMLDHAAEHGYGVPAFNVNNLEQMRAIMEAADKMDAPVIVQASAGARKYAGAPFLRHLILAAIEEFPHIPVCMHQDHGTSPAVCQRSIQLGFSSVMMDGSLREDGKTPADWDYNVAVTQRTVDMAHACGVSVEGELGCLGSLETGTAGEEDGIGAEGVLDHSQLLTDPEEAAQFVKLTQVDALAIAIGTSHGAYKFSRPPSGDILAIDRIKAIHQRIPNTHLVMHGSSSVPQEWLKVINEFGGDIPETYGVPVEEIVEGIKHGVRKVNIDTDLRLASTGAMRRAMAQNPREFDPRKFLKASTDAMRDICIARYEAFGSAGQAHKIKALSLDAMAELYAKGELAAKVN from the coding sequence ATGGCCCTGATCTCACTGCGTCAGATGCTGGACCACGCCGCCGAACACGGCTACGGCGTACCGGCTTTCAACGTCAACAACCTCGAGCAGATGCGCGCCATCATGGAAGCGGCCGACAAGATGGACGCCCCCGTGATAGTCCAAGCCTCTGCCGGTGCCCGCAAATATGCCGGCGCCCCCTTCCTGCGCCACCTGATCCTGGCCGCCATCGAGGAATTCCCCCATATCCCCGTCTGTATGCACCAGGACCACGGCACCAGCCCGGCGGTATGCCAGCGTTCCATCCAACTGGGCTTCAGCTCGGTGATGATGGACGGCTCCCTGCGTGAAGACGGCAAGACCCCGGCCGATTGGGACTACAACGTCGCCGTCACCCAGCGCACCGTGGACATGGCCCACGCCTGCGGCGTCTCCGTGGAAGGTGAACTGGGTTGCCTGGGCAGCCTGGAAACCGGCACCGCCGGCGAGGAAGACGGCATCGGCGCCGAAGGCGTGCTGGACCACAGCCAGCTGCTGACCGACCCGGAAGAAGCGGCCCAGTTCGTCAAGCTGACCCAGGTGGACGCCCTGGCCATCGCCATCGGCACCAGCCACGGCGCCTACAAGTTCAGCCGTCCCCCCTCAGGCGACATCCTGGCCATCGACCGCATCAAGGCCATCCACCAGCGCATCCCCAACACCCACCTGGTCATGCACGGTTCCTCCTCCGTGCCCCAGGAATGGCTGAAGGTGATCAACGAGTTCGGCGGCGACATCCCCGAGACCTACGGTGTGCCGGTCGAAGAGATCGTCGAAGGCATCAAGCACGGTGTGCGCAAGGTCAACATCGACACCGACCTGCGCCTGGCCAGCACCGGTGCCATGCGCCGCGCCATGGCCCAGAATCCCCGCGAGTTCGACCCGCGCAAGTTCCTCAAGGCCAGCACCGACGCCATGCGCGACATCTGTATCGCCCGCTACGAGGCCTTCGGCTCCGCCGGCCAGGCCCACAAGATCAAGGCCCTGTCCCTGGACGCCATGGCTGAGCTCTACGCCAAAGGCGAACTGGCCGCCAAGGTCAACTAA
- a CDS encoding phosphoglycerate kinase: protein MAVIKMTDLDLAGKRVLIREDLNVPVKDGKVTSDARIQAALPSIQLALDKGAKVLVMSHLGRPEEGVFDEESSLKPVADYLQDLLGVPVRLVRDYLGGVEAKAGELVLLENVRFNKGEKKDDEALSKQYAALCDVFVMDAFGTAHRAQASTHGVAKFAPVACAGPLLAAELDALGKALKAPQRPLVAIVAGSKVSTKLDVLNSLSEICDQIIVGGGIANTFLAAAGKPMGKSLHEADLIPTAKALMDKVAIPLPSDVVVAKAFAEDAEAVVKSADEVADDEMILDIGPDSAQALAELLKSAKTILWNGPVGVFEFDQFGKGTEVLAKAIAASDAFSIAGGGDTLAAIDKYGVKADVSYISTGGGAFLEFVEGKVLPAVAMLESRA, encoded by the coding sequence ATGGCAGTCATCAAGATGACAGACCTGGATCTGGCCGGTAAAAGGGTCCTGATCCGCGAAGATCTCAACGTGCCCGTCAAGGACGGCAAAGTAACTTCCGACGCCCGTATCCAGGCGGCGCTGCCCAGCATCCAACTGGCCCTGGACAAAGGCGCCAAGGTGCTGGTGATGAGCCACCTGGGCCGCCCCGAAGAAGGGGTCTTCGACGAAGAAAGCTCGCTGAAGCCCGTCGCCGACTACCTCCAGGATCTCTTGGGCGTGCCGGTACGCCTGGTGCGCGACTACCTTGGCGGCGTCGAGGCCAAGGCCGGGGAACTGGTGCTGCTGGAGAACGTGCGTTTCAACAAGGGCGAGAAGAAGGACGACGAGGCCCTGTCCAAGCAGTACGCCGCCCTCTGCGACGTCTTCGTGATGGACGCCTTCGGCACCGCCCACCGCGCCCAGGCCTCCACCCACGGCGTCGCCAAGTTTGCCCCCGTCGCCTGTGCCGGCCCGCTGCTGGCCGCCGAACTGGACGCCCTGGGCAAGGCCCTGAAGGCGCCCCAGCGCCCCCTGGTGGCGATCGTTGCCGGCTCCAAGGTGTCCACCAAGCTGGACGTGCTGAACTCCCTGTCCGAGATCTGCGACCAGATCATCGTCGGTGGCGGCATCGCCAACACCTTCCTGGCCGCGGCCGGCAAGCCCATGGGCAAGTCCCTGCATGAAGCCGACCTCATCCCCACTGCCAAGGCGTTGATGGATAAGGTCGCCATCCCCCTGCCCAGCGACGTGGTGGTAGCCAAGGCCTTCGCCGAGGACGCCGAGGCCGTCGTCAAGTCCGCCGACGAGGTGGCCGATGACGAGATGATCCTCGACATAGGTCCCGACAGCGCCCAGGCCCTGGCCGAACTGCTCAAATCCGCCAAGACCATCCTCTGGAACGGCCCTGTTGGCGTCTTCGAGTTCGACCAGTTCGGCAAGGGCACCGAAGTGCTGGCCAAGGCCATAGCCGCTTCCGACGCCTTCTCCATCGCCGGTGGCGGCGACACCCTGGCCGCCATCGACAAGTACGGCGTCAAGGCCGATGTCTCCTACATCTCCACCGGCGGCGGTGCCTTCCTGGAGTTCGTGGAAGGCAAGGTGCTGCCTGCCGTGGCCATGCTGGAAAGCCGGGCCTGA